One window of Meiothermus sp. Pnk-1 genomic DNA carries:
- a CDS encoding LysM peptidoglycan-binding domain-containing protein has translation MIRGRSPAEVRAYDLFKFTVALFLALGVSGLWFIRQGEQPRPPSLVGSRSEAVAGVPFVLTGLADPNSRVQILVEGQPVGSAEVSAAGGWSFPLTLNEPGSKRIVVQALKPDGSAGMASEALPLEVKAPPLPPQITSPQAGSLVQPGALALEGRGTPGDELEVFAGEQNLGRTTIDAEGRWRFTVTAKTGTARYEVRRVGEPTGPSVSVQVAEQPVERPLVNNSIPPKPRALCTGPFAVTAPQDGATVPRNFRLTGTGGPEGSEYTVYINGRPRWFVRVNNRCAWGMTSDPGVGTFRYEFRKRGNPSGPVLASLTLTVPGAAQPIRQTYVVQENDALERIARRYGISPNDLLAANPQIKDPDQIFPGTRLVIP, from the coding sequence CGTGAGTGGGTTGTGGTTTATCCGTCAGGGCGAGCAGCCTCGACCGCCTAGCCTGGTGGGCAGCCGGAGCGAGGCAGTGGCCGGGGTTCCCTTCGTGCTCACCGGCTTGGCCGATCCAAACAGCCGGGTCCAGATTCTAGTGGAGGGGCAGCCGGTGGGCAGTGCCGAGGTCTCGGCGGCGGGGGGATGGAGCTTCCCTCTCACCTTGAACGAACCCGGCTCGAAGCGGATCGTCGTGCAGGCCCTGAAGCCGGACGGGAGCGCGGGCATGGCTTCGGAGGCGCTCCCGCTCGAGGTCAAAGCCCCCCCGCTCCCGCCGCAGATCACCTCTCCTCAGGCCGGGAGCCTCGTCCAACCGGGAGCGCTAGCCCTGGAAGGCCGTGGAACCCCTGGCGACGAGCTAGAGGTCTTCGCCGGCGAACAAAACCTAGGCCGAACTACCATCGATGCGGAAGGGCGCTGGCGGTTCACGGTCACCGCTAAAACCGGAACCGCCCGCTACGAAGTGCGCCGGGTGGGAGAGCCGACCGGCCCCTCGGTGAGCGTGCAGGTCGCGGAACAGCCGGTGGAAAGGCCGCTGGTGAATAACTCCATACCCCCCAAGCCTCGAGCCCTGTGTACCGGCCCCTTCGCCGTCACCGCCCCACAGGACGGGGCGACCGTTCCACGGAACTTCCGCCTCACCGGTACCGGCGGCCCCGAGGGCAGCGAGTATACCGTCTACATCAACGGGCGGCCCCGCTGGTTTGTGAGGGTCAATAACCGCTGCGCTTGGGGGATGACCTCAGATCCTGGGGTGGGCACTTTCCGCTACGAGTTCAGGAAGCGGGGCAATCCTTCCGGGCCGGTGCTGGCCAGCCTCACCCTCACCGTGCCGGGGGCGGCCCAGCCCATCCGCCAGACCTACGTGGTACAGGAGAACGACGCCCTCGAGCGGATCGCCCGCCGCTATGGGATAAGCCCCAACGATCTCCTAGCCGCCAACCCGCAAATCAAAGACCCCGACCAAATCTTTCCGGGCACTCGGCTGGTAATCCCCTGA